One genomic region from Cyanobium usitatum str. Tous encodes:
- a CDS encoding DUF2996 domain-containing protein: MSESAQPAAKDQPAKAKPPAVEDQPFEIFVPQLLIPALAKEIQGYGGAAAELAFVQGAMPVVGSECWMVQGELPGRRRFWLCFTQPDISSAKTVALAEAGGQPSLLESFLIDEKKMSLALLVSRLVSRLNGQKWLGPN, translated from the coding sequence GTGAGCGAATCCGCCCAGCCAGCTGCCAAAGATCAGCCCGCAAAGGCCAAACCGCCTGCAGTGGAAGACCAGCCATTTGAGATCTTTGTGCCCCAGCTCCTGATCCCGGCCCTGGCCAAGGAGATCCAGGGCTACGGAGGAGCTGCTGCCGAACTGGCCTTTGTGCAAGGAGCGATGCCCGTGGTGGGGTCGGAGTGCTGGATGGTTCAAGGGGAGCTGCCGGGTCGGCGTCGCTTCTGGCTGTGCTTCACCCAACCAGACATCAGTTCAGCCAAAACGGTGGCATTGGCAGAGGCAGGCGGCCAGCCAAGCCTGCTGGAGTCGTTTCTGATCGACGAGAAGAAGATGAGCCTGGCGCTGCTGGTGTCGCGGCTGGTGTCGCGGCTCAACGGTCAGAAATGGCTCGGCCCGAACTGA